A DNA window from Solanum lycopersicum chromosome 3, SLM_r2.1 contains the following coding sequences:
- the LOC101245136 gene encoding uncharacterized protein, giving the protein MASITKASLLILFLSLNLLFFAIVTATNTDCAFCPYHPPGSGGSGGGGSGSGGGGSGSGGGGGGSGSGGGGSGSGGGGSGSGGGGSGSGGGGSGTGGGGGSGGGGGGGGGGGGGGGGGGGGGGQVRCPRDALKLGVCANVLNLVNVVVGSPPTLPCCSLIQGLANLEVAACLCTAIRANILGLNLNVPLTLSLILNNCGMNNSGFTC; this is encoded by the coding sequence ATGGCTTCTATAACTAAAGCCTCATTACTTATCCTTTTCCTCTCCTTGAATCTCCTTTTCTTCGCCATAGTCACTGCAACTAATACTGATTGTGCCTTCTGTCCTTATCATCCTCCTGGTAGCGGTGGCAGCGGAGGTGGCGGTTCAGGCAGTGGCGGCGGAGGTTCGGGCAGTGGAGGTGGAGGCGGAGGTTCGGGCAGTGGAGGTGGAGGCTCGGGCAGTGGAGGAGGCGGTTCGGGCAGTGGAGGTGGAGGTTCGGGCAGTGGAGGAGGTGGTTCGGGCACTGGAGGTGGAGGTGGAAGCGGAGGTGGAGGTGGAGGTGGAGGTGGAGGAGGTGGAGGTGGAGGTGGAGGTGGAGGTGGAGGTGGACAAGTAAGGTGTCCAAGAGATGCTTTGAAACTTGGTGTGTGTGCTAATGTACTTAATTTGGTGAATGTAGTAGTGGGGTCTCCACCAACTCTTCCATGCTGCAGTTTGATACAAGGACTGGCAAATTTAGAGGTGGCAGCTTGTTTGTGCACAGCTATAAGAGCAAACATACTGGGCTTAAATCTGAATGTGCCACTCACTCTTAGCCTCATTCTCAACAACTGTGGAATGAATAATAGTGGCTTCACTTGCTAA